A region of the Gambusia affinis linkage group LG11, SWU_Gaff_1.0, whole genome shotgun sequence genome:
ATTGATTGTTGACTGGAATTGGATGATTCAAAGTTAACTATTTAAAGTAACACAGATGTTGCAAGTAAAGTCAGAGGAAGCACAGAGAAATAAGATGATAGTCAAAAGGAAACAGTTCTGTGGTTCCCTCAGGCTGCAAGCGAGAGCATAACCTTCTGCAGATAATCCTGCAGGCTGCtctgttttagtctcttttaacttagttttcatttatttttaacaacaaatagTGACACTTTCCCATAGTTACATTCTGTTGTCTCTTACAGTTAAATACATTCATTATAAGTTTACAAAATAAggcaaaatgacaataatacTGTCAAAAGTTATAACAATGAGTACAATTCaataatgaaggaaaaaataagacaagagataaatacaaaataaacaaataataaagagcaaaaaataaagtccTAAGTGTAAAGTATAGAGAAGTATAAAGAGTGCAAAAGGCCAGGCCTCTAACTATACCACTGTATTAATAAGGGCATAACTGGACGCCATCGGAtattaaaaaacgtttttttaagCCTCAAAGAGTTTGtactgttttattctttggACTGAATATGTTAGATCTGGAAATATTGGCAGTGTTCTAGATATCTCAGAGTTAATAATACACAAGTGCTAATTGTGACAATCCCTAATGCAGAATGCTAGTTTAAAAGCTAAAACGCTAGTTTAAAGCTgtgtaaattgtgtttttacttcCACTTCAAAGCTCTTATCTCACAGATTACCCTTgctcttaattaaaaataaaatgaatcaatgTATGTGTTACTCAaagtggagttttgtttttaattctggtGTGTCTGTGGCCATCATGTTGCTGTGACAGGGATCATGAAGCTTTCTTTAACCAGGTGTGTGTTACCTGAGAGACGAGCAGCTGGCAGGTGCTCAGCTCCTTCTCGTTGACCTCCATCTTGCCGGTGTTCTCTGTCAGGCTGACCTCCAGCTGTTTGCTGCGGTTCACCAGAGACTTGACCTCAGACTTCATCTTGCTGATGTAGAGCCGAGCCGTGGTGAACTCCTCCTCCATCACGCCGCTCATCTCAGCCAtctgagaaaacattaaaacatgcatgaagcAGTCTGTCAGGCTGCCTGACAGGTAAGCTGTAACCTGGATGTTTGTGGATGTCTGCCTGAAGAGCAGCAGGAGAGTCTCACAGCTTTGAGCTCTGTGGTTCCCAGGACGCTGCCGATCTCACTGAGGTCTCTGATCAGCAGATTGAGGATCTCTGCAGATCTCTTCTTGTGGTGAGTGCTGAGTTCCTGCATGGTGGACAACTCCCTCTGAGCGGCCTCCAGGCCCGCCTGGAACCACAGAACATCGTGGAACAACAACCAACATCAACCTATTGGACTGCTTAAAGGTTTGAAGTGCAAATATTATATGAGTAGTTTGAGGAATTTCAACCTGAAAGACTTGGAGCTCATTGAAAACTGCCAGCCAACACAAGCCTTCGGTTTGTGGACTCACCGTTTTGTGTGCCAGCTCCTCGTTCAGCTGCTCGTTGCAGCGCGTCTTGCTCTCCACCTCCTGGCTCTTGTGGTCATAGTTGACGGCCAGCTCCTCCAGCGCCTGCAGCAcctccttcacctcctcttTGGCTGAATCGCTGTCCCTCTGCAGCCGgctcagctcctcctgcagACGCTCGTAGTCCTGGCTCCtggacagcagcagctgtgggACCAGAACGTTAGCAGGGGTGCGGAGGAGAACGGGAAACATTACACGGGCATCATGGGAACTCACCTCATCCTGCTCTATCAGCTGCTGCTTGAGCTTCTCAGACGTCTGACTGTGCAGGTTGATCTCATCATCCTGAAACACGAGTCAGCAGTTTTATGGTTTCAGTTCTGAACTCGTCTTCATCGTCATCATCCTGCTGCAGGTGCAGGTGAGACTCACCTTGTCGTCCAGCTGCTGGTAGAGGTTGGTGATGAGAGTCTCGTACTGCGCCTTCTCCTCCTCCAACAGAGGCATGGTGGGCGGGGCTAAGCTCTCGATCACTGCTGGCGTCTCAGTGCTGATCTTCTTGCTTCTGTTGctcagctgctcctccacagGTACAGACTCACCTGGAGAGAATCGGAAAGAGTCAGAAATCCCCCAGCAGCTTGGGTTTCCCTCAGGGGGAGTCAGGGCACCAAAAATAATCCTGGTTTTAGCTTTTGAcctaaactaaaacataaaagaaatataaaaatgtggaaaaaaattaaagctaatttaaaatgtcaaaaaatggcCACTGAGTCACTGAATCCACTCTgttattaagaaaataaatcaaccttTTCCTTCTTAGCTCTgaagatttttccttttatcacAATTAGTATGAAAACAGAGTCAACCGTTTCTAAGATTAAAATTTGCAGCTCTGACACTTGAGCTGaagttgaataaacattttcttaattaataaaaaaagcagaattctTTAATGGTAatcaatttcaataaaatccacCAGGTGGAGTCCTAACACAGTGGAGGAAAGACTTAAAGGGGCGTTTCCACTGCAGgaacattttccagaaatgtttccactgTAGGAAGCAGGgctgaataaaaactgaacacagaTTACCTCCTATTAGAGAGGTAGCAGGTTTATGGAGTAATTTGCACAATAAGGGAATAAATACATCATATTACAGAGGTTCTTAACATTTCTTAGtcgtttttggttttttgtgtAGTAattttctggtttcaacttcttgatagatttttttggaaacttttttttgcttattttgaaaacatttattctcataTTGAATATGAATAGATTATGCATTCAAATACACTAATAAAGACTTCCAATCTTGTGGaaatattaatcaaattattaaaattcagcACAAAACCTCAGCTTTTAGCATCTGTGGAGGCAAAATTAAATGCTCTCGGATTCACAGAAAGAATTTATAACCAATATTAGCAGCCATTGTTTACATATTCATCATTGCAACATGATTCACTCAAAGTAACTCTCAGCAGCAGCCTTGGTAAAACTTGAAATTTTCCTCACCTTTCCTCCAGCGCTTCAACTCATTCTCCAGTTTCTGGATCATGATGCTCAGacttctgttcttttctttctccttctcgtactttttcttccactcctCGGCAGTCAGCTCAAGGTTGACAGAAACCGTGTTCTTTATGGTTTTAGCCCTGAAACATGAAATCAAATAGGACACCTttaacacagagaaacacaggtTTTGTATTCAGATGCTGCTCAGAGCTCAAACTGATCCTTCAAAGCTACTAACAGACTGTTTGTCCTGAACACTAACGTGGAAACCTGTGAACTCTACCTCTGACCGAACATGAGGGTGGACTTGCTCTCAGCCTCGTTGTAAACAGACGGAGAGCAGCAGATGATGATGGTGGTCCGACAGTTTCCTCCCAGAGAGTCCTGCAGAATCCTGGTCATCTTGCTGTCTCGGTATGGGACGTGGGTTTTCTACATTTAGATACATAATACAGTGTGAGGATGTGATCTATGAAGGTTTGTTATCTGGTTCCTTTCTGTCATGTTGATGTCAAGAACATCTAGAATCAATCTTTTGTTGCAGTGACCTAAATTCTTATCAAGAACCGAAGGATAAAATTGTTCTAAAGTCTGGAACACTGACTCTTTTGGTATAAAACAAGTTCAATATATCCAAGTTTTCTTTGAGAAATCTGTCTGAACCAGCCCTAACTTCTTCCCTTTTCCTCATACAGCAGTATTTAAATCAGTCTCTCTGTTTACTTGATCTGTATAATTGTATTCTTTGACCTGcgtaatgagatttttttttctcaccgtTCCTTCGCTGAGTGCGGCAATGACGTTCCCAAGAGCAGACAGAGACTTGTTGATGTTCTTCGCTTCATCCAACACAGAACCTTCAGCTCCAGTTTTACTGACCtgaacaaaatgtcagaaagtggaatgtataaaaaaaaacaaaacataaaaagtaaaagtgtcAGATGAGAGAATATTGTATGCCCTGATTATAGATTGTTCaatctcttaatattttttagagCTAtcttttgttagttttcttaAACATTGAAGAAGTCAGACCTTCTCGCTGCCTGCCAAGTCGACCAGATAAAGCTTCCCAGACAGTTTCATCTCCGTCTCCACGTTCTCCTGCTTGATGTTGATCAGGAAAATGCTGTGGCTTCGAGAACTGTGCTCATTCATGTCTGCAGGAGGAAGACAggtgaaaaacagaaacgtCAGCTGGAAATACAACAGGAACAGCTCAGCCATGCGTTTTGATACTTGCTGAAGACTGAAGAGACAGAAACACCAGAAATGATTTTGTTCTGACTCTAAGAAAGCTTGTAGCTGAGGTGATGGAGCGGTGGTAATAATGCTTCAGGAATATCAGATGCAGTGAAAGACTTACTGGTGACTGCAACGTGTCTGTTAGCTTTTCCTTCATCGATCACGTCCATCACCTCCTCAGGACTCGACACAAAACGCTCAGTGCAACCCTGACAGAGAGAACATGGAAAACTGTAAACACATTAACTCTATTCTCTGCAATTAAACAATATTCAACCATATATTGCAGTTGTACAAATTTGCAAACAAGGAAACAGTCAACTACTGCACACCCCCTTGTTACTTTGTAAGTAAGTAAGTGAGAAAATGCATCATCATCAGTGTGAGGACATCTGTGTAGGCAGAAATTTTGGCTGTCAGCTGGTCAAGACCATACAATTGTGGGTTAACACAATGCTAAAAGGTATAGGTACACACAATTACATTAGAATCAATCTGGTTTGAAAGTCATTCCTAAAAATATAAGTTCATTATTCTATtgaaagattattaaaaaaaataaacatttgcgaCAGATGCAAGTTTTTGGCATGTCAGGAAATTAACCCCAATGCAATGTCTCTGAAATAATCCAAGAACCTTTAGAAACTAAAGAGCTTCAGCAAGGACTCTACAGACCTCGGTTTGCAAGGTAATTTAATTGAAGTGATTAGAAAAAGACTGAACAATCATATACAGTGACATGGGTCTCAGGTACCTTGACATAGGGAACCCTGTTTTTATCCTCATGAACAGCCAGGTTGGTTTTTGACACTGAAACATGAAACTTTGGTCAGTAAATGTTAACGAGTTCTTGgaccttaaaaaaaagagaaacatctgaaatgtCTCACCGTCCAGCAAGTCTCTGATTTTATCCAGATAGATCTCAAAGTAGGAGACCTGCAGACAGAGAGGATCATAACACATGGACCCATGATTGGAAACACAACTGTACTGAGATCATATGGATTATTTTAAGGTGTTTTCACGTTAGTTGGATCACCTTGATGTGGAACTCCAGGTTCTCATCCATGGAGTAGATGTGGTCAAAGATGTCTCTGGAGATCCTGGGGATGATCCCCATCATATGGGGGTCGTGCAGGTTCCcctaaataacaaaataatgtttacaaagacaaacaaacatgatcTGCTACTCACACAACAACTCACTAACCTCCATGGTGTGAGTCTTTCCTGACGACGTCTGACCGTAAGCAAAGATGGTTCCATTGTATCCTCCCAACACGTCTGAAACACCAAATAAAGATACAAACTATTAAACaccataaaaatcaaacaatagAATAAAACACTGCATTTTATTATCTAGCTTccctttgaaataaaagaaacgTTGATAATGTTTACCATCATAATGTCTATATATGAGTTGGGATCAGCCTCACCTTTGACGATCTGCTTAGCACAGGTATCATACACCTGAATCTGTTCAGTGCTCGGAGGAAAAACTCTGTCAAACACATACGGCTTCCCCTGAAACACAGGAAGACGTTGTCAAAATAAGACTTTACCAAAGACATTGAACTTACtctgacacacaggaaacagaaaaaactgtcAAAGAGATTTATTCTTTGGAAAGACTGGTTTTCTGTCAAAGTGCCGAGGGACACTTTCTACAAGATATGTTCAAAGTGGACAGAATATATCACACCTGGCTGACTTTTCATAAACCTTGCCGTCATTCAGAATGATGCTTTGATTTGAAATGTGATTGGCTTTTATTCTGGTTACCCTGTCACCTCCATTTAAGTtctggtttgtttctgttttgttttttcttgaaaaaatgcgaaaaaattaaaaaataagtaaaaaaaaaaaaaatgcttttacatttaattacagGAAACACGGCATTAAAATAAGATTCTCTTAAATACAGATAGTTTCCCCTAAATCATATACAAAACAtgctgccaaaataaaaaagtcaaacatgcctttaaacatttagcttagATAAAGATTATTATAAGGAATATATTTAACTGGAGGAGAAAGCAATTATAAGTAAACTGTAGCAAACACACAACATCATAAATTTTGTATACAGATTCTTTTTAATGAGTATAAAACATATCTTAATATGTCCATGAATACTTGTGTGTCTGCTGCCGACAGCCTATAAAAACCTCTGGAAGCTGCTGGCATTAAACTGATCAGAGGAGAGTCTGAAGATTTATCTGCAGCCAACAGATTTAAATGTCGCCTCAAAATACAGTCAgatgaaaaaaggagaaataatgaaaatctCCCCAAACTACAGGATTGAACCAGGACTTGTTTGCGAATTACTAATGTGCAATTTGCAAAATCTATTTTCTTACGCAGTCATAAAAAGACTTAATGAGCACAAATAACCCGCATTGAATCAATATCGTACAAGCAATTTAGCTTGGTGTTTTTTGCTGATACTGTTTTGGAAAAGCCCTTTTGCATGTCACACCTTTCTGTGGATTTCTTTTAGGCTTTATAATAGCTGAACTATAAAGCTGAACTGGAGAAAATGCTAACAttcaaaatcctaaaaatattcTAGGTTGCATTTTAAATGGCTCGAATTAAGACCCTGATTTTTCTTCTATCTGATTTCGTAGCTGCTTTTATGTGGCAAAGAGGAATGATAATCGAGTCATAAACAGAGACAGTCAGCTCTTTCCAGAAGCTCTGCCGGATGTACAGGCTTTTCCCCGGACAACAGAACTTAAGGACCAgactatagatatatatatttagatagCTCCTAAAATCTCACATAACAGGAAACAATTTAAtatctttaattttgaaagacTCTGAAAAGTGGGTATGtgtgaaaattttgaaaaatgagaGGTTCACTcacaacaaaatgcagtttACCGACAGACCCGATTAACAGATGGAGGAGGCAACACTGACCTGAAAGAACTTGATTCTTAAGCATCTGGAATGGAAAATATGTCACAgttggcttttatttattgtcatctctgcttttaataaaattcatctccatgttttaattaaaagattttgCAACAGTTTAACCGTAGTTTGATTCTTAAAAGGTGGATTTTAGATTTAATGGACTTTTAGCTGATAAACTCTTCCACTGGCTCACCACATATACAATACAACAATGGTTAGAGTTCTTCCTGATTGGTTatcttattaaatattttcagagcacttttaaatactttattctTAAGAATGCAAAACAGTAGAGAATTATTAGTGTTTCCCCAGGCAATGATTCCTATGTTAGAGCCACATCTTTGCATCATTATtagaccttttatttttttatacatattacCCTAAGGAAAATCTAACAGTGGATATTAATATAAAGTACCACTGAACATGATCATGCCCAAGAAGTTCAAATACCTTTGAAGGTGTACACAGCAAGGCACGGAGCTGCTTATATTTCTTATATTGCTGCTGTAAAGTCAAAGGTCAGTTCTATCCTTTAGCTAACATGATAACACACTTACACATCTAGAATGATTTCATAGTCCTTCTCCTTTAAGAATCACATCTTCTGTGTAACAAACAAGTAATGATCTACTTAATACAtctcaaaaaagaaatgacaaaaaggtTGATTGGTATAAAGCAACAATCACCAACTTTTTGCAGCATAGAACTACTTAATGGGCACCAAGTTACACCAATTGATACACAcagtttacttttaattatataatgatgataataatgattTATCTAATTTTGGAACAGCTCTGTGGGCTATCCGTATGGTCATTCAagacatctgtttgtttttgtgtattttctgaaattgcCAACATTTCCGTGGAGTGGTGAAGTCAACCTGCAGTTGTTTCTCCTCTGAGCCACCAAACAAGGAAATGGCAGcatgaaaactgagaaaatttgAAGGGTCAGCTGACTTTACAACACAGGGCAGAGTGAAGCCATAAAAGACAGACGGCTTGACCATCTGGCTGTTGAATGTAAGGCCAAGACACAACAGGACCACAGAGCAGAGATGCACCAGATCTTGTTTTGCAAGAGGATGTATTGCACACTTCCTAGGCACATAATTCCATTTATACCACAATCCAGTAACTATGGCTATGTTGTCACAGCAGGTTTTGATGatcaattccaatttttttttgctgaaatccatttttttttttgcagggtGGTTCACATTACTAATTAAATGCCACTGCAgtcagacttctgtgtgaacagTTTGCCTCTCCAAAGCGACCAACAAGCACAGAAGAAGAACGCTGACGCCAAACAGCATCACATTCAATAAAAGCAAAGTAAGTTACGTTAATGGAAGAGAACCAGCAGTGAGtttcttcttcctgtctttAGATCAAGCAGGTCAGTTTCATATGATGTAGGGATGCAGAGAAAGAACATTTCTCTTTAACAAAGATGAACCATTTAAGGCAGTGAAGTACAGAAAAGGCAAATGAGAATGGcaccacaaaaacaacagaaacagaagcagcTTATCACAACAGAGCACTGCAGGCTTGACTATCCAGTTTAAACCTCACAAACTCAGATAACCTCTGTTCATCTGACAAAACTACCCACAGCTGACGTTTAGTGATATGTTCTTTAACAGGACAGCATGTTAAAGGCCCAGATTGATGTGTGGAAATGTAGGAGACAAACCTTAATGCTACCTATGATCTCCTCTGAGCtttgaaaggaagaaaacaatattttaaacattatatCTACTTTAAAATAGATGGTTTTATGTTGCACAACTCAGATAAGGttataaatgagaaaaagaaagagtaaaaTAGAATAAAGTCTATGAAAGCAAGTAACTAGTTGTTCAATTTCAACCTAATATCAGTGTGGATACTCTTTTGTGAAATAAAGCTTGTGTGGCTTTAGTCAGCAGAGAGAACcaaattctttaaaatctccCTTTTTTCCCCTATAAACTGATCAGTAAGTTATTCTAAGTCAGTTTTacttggatttgttttttacatttaaaaccagCATCTTTCTGTTGGTAGAtttgaataatttcagttttctgttctaGTAAGTTTAGATGCAAATACCTGAAGATAAAAGATAAAGTGATGATTTCTAACTTATTATTAGATTAAGACAAAAATTGTCAATAAAGACAGGTCTCAATGCCCCAAAGCATCAATGCATCCATTACATTTAGTGATCCTGAGTCGGTTTCTTGCTGCAGGTCTGTCTGTTTCAATAAGATGCCTGTCGTCATGGTGACTGCATTTCTGCATCCCCAGGGAGACGGCTGAGATGACTGGACCAATGAGACGGAAGAAAAATGATTGCTGCTGAACGATGCcagacacacacagataaaTACGCACACACACTCGTTTTCTCTCTCACGTACAtgcccccccacacacacacgcacacgcctacatgcatgagcacacacacacacagcccagCCTCACAGTGAGTTCAGCGTCTGTTTAGTTATTTTCACTCCATGGATCTGAATCTcttagcaatatttttttcttgatctgTTGCTGCTGGTCACATGACCTCTGTCAGCCCCCACCTGCTGTCATGGTAACAGGTTATTTCCCATGAGGTCTTTCAGAGTCTCCATCCCCCATTTTTGTCTGAATGAAACCAGAAATCAATATGTTTTTGGAGGAAACTGACTTATTTGTATATCAAGCATTCACTCTAACTGGTTATGCCAAAGCCTCAGTCCATGTTGTGATTTATGAATATTTGTCATTGGGTGCTAATTGTATTTTAGCTTCATGTAGTTGTTAGAAGGTCCATGCCTAAACCAGATTAGTGGAGGAGACAAAGTTTCCTTCTGTTGTAACAACAGATCTTAGCTGCCCAATCCACAGACTTTGGATGGAAGGAtataattagaaaatgtttttttttctgcaaaactttccaaacaggctgaataaaaaaaaatccatctgtaAACGAACTCTCTCTCTATTGAGAGAGAGACTCAATAATACACAAACTGCTCTCCTGTGCAGTGTTGTCATTAAAACTGCTTCATGTCTGcctcattattttctgtttgtgtattttcctGAAACTTGAGGAACTGGGACACCCATTCATTAAACCAGAAGTCACTCCTGAACTCTCAGGTCAAATTAGTCCTGGACGTTTCAGCTGAAAGCAGCAGATCGAAAATTACTGtactttatttaatataaaaataatagaatggatttttttcagctgtCCAGGAAGGGATACACTCTAATATGTTGTTTTCGTCTTCCGTGTATTCAGACATGTGAAAGCATCAAACTGGTTAATTAGAACTTTAACTGAATGCTATGATTATTAGTAAAAGGAAATGAATGAGTTAGCATAAAGCTCAATTCAGCTGCTTCTTCTAGCTCAAAGTGGGGAAAATAATCTAATTATCAATTAAGATTTGGTTTTAATCAAGTgtacaaacacaaattaaacaaactaaactacCAGCAGCATCTGTTAAACAtcgtttaatttttttctgttcgtGTTTCTATTGTTGCAGCACGGACACATGCACGCGCAGACACAGCAGGAGGGCGTGTCTGTGCGGTAATCAGGTTCCGTTCGGCTGGGTCAGGACTCACCGCCAGTACCACCGTGTCCTCTCCGTTGAACTTGGGGATGTATTTGTCTCCGCGGCTCCTCTCCGAGTCACTCAGCGGCCTGAAGCGGCACATCACCTTCACCCCGCACACCCCGCACTCCGCAACCTCCATCCCCGCACAGTCCGCAACAACAAAGACagaagagagaagaagacaGACTCCCGCTGGGAATCGGGGTTCGGTTCGGACACAGTGGGTGGATCAGACTGATGAAGCTCTCCGGTGAGACTCGGAGCTCCGGTCAGCGTCTCTCCATCAGGATGCTGAAGACAACACTGCCAGCTCCCACAGGTCCAGCCTGGAGCGCTGAGCCGCAGAGAACTCTGGGAAATTGAGTCTTCATAATGGATTTATTATCTGATTGATCAGGTGGTCGGATCTGTGGAGtcctattaaaacattttctctcttacAAATGATTTTAGATGCTGACTCTGTGGCTTTAATTCTTCATTATATGTAGATTCACTGGCCAGTTTACCAGACAGTGAATCTGGTATGGACAGAGATTTCTGTCCATACCGAGATGAAAGCATGAGTTGCTGCCAAATTCCTATGTCTTGAGACTTGACCTGTAGTTAGTTTGTAGGTGAGAAAGGAAAGTACTCCGAGTATGTCTGCTTAGCTAAATAATGTCAGTGACAGATATActtaagaaaattttaaatggaatAAGCAactaattttagattttgttttcagctcgTCTGTTGATCACTATATCTTTTTGTGAGTTTACCTTTTATTAAGAGTGAAAAGCCCCTTTTCTGGTCTTTGTCTTGTGCATTATGGAGGGATGGGTTCGTTTTAAGTCTAAATGGCTGCAAATCAGTATTCAACATTACTGACTGATGACCAAATGAGGTAACTGTAAAATGTTAATCATTGAGTTCATGGTATGCAATTCTTTGACTTACTACATGCATATAGTATTTAGTAACCCCATTTGTATTTCAATCCTTTTTAATGAGTGCCATTCTTGGTGGAAGCAGGTTTAAATGTAAACCTTTAATAAGAACCATTCAAGAGTTTTGTAAACCTTACAGGCATtgcttagaaatgtttttattaaaaatgttcactgTGATAAACTTTAGCTGGCAAACCATctagaaatgtatatttttgttatgaactctgttctgttttgggttttcttttagCAAGTGAATCATCCTTAACTGAAACGCATTCAGTTAGCAGCTTCTTGGGAAATGAAAAAGGGATAGATGTGAATAGATGAatggaaatagaaaatgaaaatgttaaattaaggaaaataaggaaatgaaaaaaagacaggtagaaataaataaatacagtcatTTTTGATAAATTCACATATTAATGAAGAAATATAAATAGGAATAAAGATGCCAAGTAcccatttatttcattttgactaAAGCGGCTTTACATATAGCTCTCAATACAAGACAGTTTGCATGGAATGGATGTACAGCAATTCTCTTGAACTAATAagttatttacataatttatggTATTTGgttgtacaataaaatacatcaagaGTAATTGAAATGTCTTTAGTTGCTCTTACAATGGAAAAGAAGGAATGGTGTTCtccatgattttgttttattccaaagCTGTTAAAAAGATTACAAcaatttcaaactttattttactttttgaaattgTACAGGTGGAATTAGAGAGTTTGTACTACATTCAGATTTTTCCCATAATTACACTTCTTTAAAAACTAAGCTTCCTGGCactcacaacaaacacaaataaaagggAAATCAAGCAGAGATCCAGTTGGCCTTTCTCACTGGTATTAAAATCACTTATTCAAGATACAAAAACTTTTGCACAATCAGTTCAAAGCTTTAAATATGGTATAAAAACTGGTTAATACTATTATTAATTACCAGTTTTGTGACAATTACTTCACAGGCACATATTTTAGGATGGGGTGTGATTGCTCTCGCTGAGATTAGATAAAGGCCAAATAATGAAGTCATATAATTTTTTCTCAATGGCTTCGATTGCCTGATCGTTTTGTTGACAAGTCAGTAATCCTGGTACTGTCTCATGGAAGAGAACATGAACATCCAGCGTAATGTTGTCATACACTTCAGACCATTTTGTTCCTGCAGTTGAATAGTGAGGATCTCTGGTGTgatgcatcagaaccagaatcactGGTTTCTTCAGTGTTgagactgaaacacaaaaaaatagatttagggtttttgttgttaaatcttTGTACACATAAGGTCAATAATTTCTCTACTCAGTTTAATCATAGAGTTCTACAGGTAGTAGCAGCAACAAGACCTTACTGACAAGTAGCAACTGGTAAAGTTCTGATGTTACAAATTATAAGGAGACAATAACAGCATattcacatttgcattcaaaGTTATAGCATTGTGTTTAAAACTAGTAAgtaaatctgaatgttttcataatAACTACATTTTTTCATACACAAATGCAACTGTATTCCAAATCAAAACATGCATTAAACTCCTTTAGTCTACAGAAAGTGAAGAAAAGggaatatttaacttttaaaagattttgtcagtattttatttCCTA
Encoded here:
- the LOC122840137 gene encoding kinesin heavy chain-like: MEVAECGVCGVKVMCRFRPLSDSERSRGDKYIPKFNGEDTVVLAGKPYVFDRVFPPSTEQIQVYDTCAKQIVKDVLGGYNGTIFAYGQTSSGKTHTMEGNLHDPHMMGIIPRISRDIFDHIYSMDENLEFHIKVSYFEIYLDKIRDLLDVSKTNLAVHEDKNRVPYVKGCTERFVSSPEEVMDVIDEGKANRHVAVTNMNEHSSRSHSIFLINIKQENVETEMKLSGKLYLVDLAGSEKVSKTGAEGSVLDEAKNINKSLSALGNVIAALSEGTKTHVPYRDSKMTRILQDSLGGNCRTTIIICCSPSVYNEAESKSTLMFGQRAKTIKNTVSVNLELTAEEWKKKYEKEKEKNRSLSIMIQKLENELKRWRKGESVPVEEQLSNRSKKISTETPAVIESLAPPTMPLLEEEKAQYETLITNLYQQLDDKDDEINLHSQTSEKLKQQLIEQDELLLSRSQDYERLQEELSRLQRDSDSAKEEVKEVLQALEELAVNYDHKSQEVESKTRCNEQLNEELAHKTAGLEAAQRELSTMQELSTHHKKRSAEILNLLIRDLSEIGSVLGTTELKAMAEMSGVMEEEFTTARLYISKMKSEVKSLVNRSKQLEVSLTENTGKMEVNEKELSTCQLLVSQLEAKLESLSADLQRMEQKKRQLEESQDALMEEVAKLHAQDQMHELTVMDKEKEHMSRLKDAVEMKRTLEEQMENHREVHQKQLSRLRDEIEQKQRDNDLLKDVNQALQLENRKLQSDFDKLRAEDQNKEQRLQKLQFLNEKREQAKEDLKGLEETVTKELQTLTNLRIQFIQDITSRVKSSSENDNDEAGGSLAQRQRIIFLENNLEQLSRVHKQLVRDNADLRCELPKLDRRLRATAERVRVLETALKNAKESALRDRKRYQQEVDRIKEAVRSKNISRRGHSAQIAKPIRAGHQYHHSSSSPSIKPTIRGGGVASSPRHHSSRHQAAQQQQRLQYPQ